From Paenarthrobacter sp. A20:
AACGCCCCAAGGGGAACACCCACCACGTTGGCAAGCATCCCGCCGCCCAACACCACCCCTAGCGCCCGCGAGGCTGCCGCAGCGCCTGCCGCTTTGGCACCCACGACGGCGGCTACCGCCCAGAAAGCGCCCGTCGCCAAGGCCGTCAGGAAACGTGCGCCAAGAATGAGCGTGAAATCGGAGGTGAGCGCCACGATGACGTGACCAACAGAGAACACCACCAGCGCGAGGCTCAGCGTCAGCCGGCGTGGCAGCTTGAGGGTCAGGATGGACATCGTGGGAGTGCCCACGATCATGCCGACAGCAAACACCGTGATCATGAGTCCCGCACTTGCCACGGAGGTGCCCAGGTCGCTGGCGATCTCCGGCAGTATCCCCGCAACAATGAACTCGGTGGTTCCCATCAGGAACACACCCGCAGCCAGAACGTAGGTCACCAGGGGTAAACGCCGGGTCCTGGCGGTGGAAATTGTAGTGGTCATGACTTCAGAACATCAGGTTCGCAGCGGGGGAGGGAGTCCCGCTTGAGGGAGGTCCTCCAAGGGACTCCCTCACCTCGCGGCCAGTGAATGGGGCTCCCCTGTGATCGCTGGCCTTATATTGTCAGTGCCTGCTGCCAGAGTTAGGGCATGGAGCGGATTGGGGAGAGGCAAGCGGGCGCAGTAGTGGCGCTCGGGCGCGCTCCAGTCGTCGTGGATTCCGTTCAGCGCGGCAGGGGTACAGCCAGCACCGTTAGTGGGGACCTGATCGAGCAGTTGCGGGCCCTGGAGGAGATGAAGTCGGCAATCACCGCTTTGCAGGCGCGGGTTGCTGTGGCTTTTGATCTTGCCCAGCGCGCCGAGCAGGCCGAGGCAGGGGTCCCCGCCTCGGAGCGTGGCCAGGGCGTGGGAGCCCAGGTGGCACTGGCACGGAGGGAATCACCGAACCGTGGCTCCCGGTTGCTTGGTTTGGCGAAGGCGCTCGTGATCGAGATGCCGCGCACCTTGGCGGCGCTGCAGGCCGGGCAGCTGAATGAGTGGCGTGCCACGCTGCTGGTGAAAGAAACCGCCTGCCTGTCTGTTGAGGACCGAACCGCTGTCGACGAGGAGCTCGCCCCCGACACAGGGACCTTTGCCGGGAAGGGCGACAAAGCGATCGTGGCCGCGGCGAAGGCTGCCGCGTATCGGCGGGATCCGCGGTCGGTAGTCGGGCGTGCCAGTCGCGCTGCGGCCGAGCGGACTGTCAGCCTGCGCCCGGCGCCGGACACCATGACCTACCTGACGGCCCTCCTTCCGGTTGCCCAGGGAGTGGCGGTCTACGCGGCGCTGACCCGAGCGGCTGATTCGGCCCGTTCCAGTGGGGATCCCCGAGGTCGGGGCCAGGTTATGGCCGACACCCTGGTCGAACGCAGCACCGGTACCCCGGGCGGGATTTCGGGGATCAACGTGGACCTCGTTATGACGGACCGCACCTTGTTCCAAGGTGACAGCGAACCAGCCCGGCTCAAGGGCTACGGAATCGTCCCCGCTGAATGGGGAAGGGAACTGCTCGGATCGGCGCAAGCCGCAACCCTGGGACAGGAGGGCGCGAACTCAGCTTCCGGAACAGGGCAAACCGGTCAAGGTCATGCGGTAGTGCCGAAGACAGAGCTCACTGTCTGGCTTCGCCGGCTCTACACCGCGCCAACCACGGGAGAACTCCTTGCCGCCGACTCCAAGGCCCGGGTCTTCGCTGGTGGGCTTCGGCACTTCATCGAAACCCGTGACGACATCTGCCGGACCCCGTATTGCGATGCGCCGATCCGGCATATTGACCATGTGGTTCCGTGGCGTTCCGGAGGGCAAACAAACCTCGCTAATGGCGCAGGACTCTGCGAAGCCTGCAACCACACCAAGGAAAACCCCGGCTGGAGCACCAAAGCCGTGCCCGGTGACGTGCACACCGTGGAAATCAGCACCCCCACCGGACACTCGTACCAATCAAAGGCACCGCCCCTGCCGGGACACCGCCCCTCCAGAACGTAGAAACCCCGGACACGAGAAAGCCCGTTGAGCGCCTTAGTCTTCGAAATCTCCCGCATCCCTGCGGAAGGTGCCCAGTACGCGGATGAGGTGATCGACGTCGTCGTCTCCGAAACCTGACTTGCCGAAAACCTCGGAGTTGAGTGCCGCCGTCGCCTTCTTGGCGAGGGTCCGGCCCTCGGCGGTGAGTTCTATCAGGGTGGTGCGGCCGTCGGTGGGATGCGGCGAGCGGGCCACCAGGGCGGCTTTTTCCAAGCGGTCGACGGCGTTGGTCACCGAGGTGGGGTGCACCTGCAGGAGCGCGCTGGCTTTGTTCATGGGCAGCGCACCGCTCCGGGCGAAACTCAGCAGCGCCAGAAGTTCGTAGCGTGCGAAGGTCAGCCCGAACGGCTTGAGGACCGTTTCGATGCGCGCCAGCAGGATTTGCTGGGTGCGCATGATCGCGGTGATGGCAGCCATGGGCGCGGCGACATCGCCCCAGCCATGCCGTTCCCAGTTGCGCTGGGCATCGGCAATGGGGTCGCGGGGGAGTGGGGTGCCCATGGGCCTCCTTCGTTTGCTTGGTTGGCCGAGTGTTCGGTTGGCTAGTCTTTCAGATTCGGGAACTCCTCCTCGGAGTATTCGACGCCCAAACCTGACGGGAGCGGACCGTCGCCGTGCCGAGCAACCTCTGTACCGCGCAGTTCGACGCGCCGGATCTTGCCGGAAATGGTCTTGGGCAACTCGCCGAATTCCAGCCGCCGGATGCGCTTGAACGGCGCCAGATGCTCACGGCAATACTTGAGAATGTCCTCGGCCACAGCAGGTCCCGGTTCGTAGCCGGCGGCCAGCACCACAAACGCCTTGGGTACCGACAACTTCACGGCATCAGGTGAAGGCACGACGGCGGCTTCCGCCACTGCGGGGTGTTCGATCAGGACGCTTTCAAGTTCGAATGGCGACAAACGGTAGTCGGAGGACTTGAAGACGTCATCGTCCCGGCCGACATAGGTGATGACGCCATCGGCGTCCCGGCTGGCCATATCGCCGGTGTGATAATAGCCATCGCGGAAGGCCTCGGCCGTCTTGGCCTCGTCACCGAAGTAGCTCTTCATGAGCCCCACGGGCCGGGGGTCCAAGCGCAAGCAGAGTTCGCCGTCGTCGGCTTCCTGGCCGGTGACCGGGTCCACCAGGACGACGTCGTACCCGGGCAGCGGCCGTCCCATGGAGCCGATCTTTACCGGCTGGGCAGGAGTGTTGGCGATCTGGACCGTGGATTCGGTCTGGCCGAAGCCGTCACGGATGGTGACGCCCCAGGCCTCCTCTACTTGCCCGATGACTTCCGCGTTGAGTGGTTCGCCGGCCGAAACCACCTTCAGCGGAGGAGTGGTGAGCTGCGTGAGGTCTGCTTGGATGAGCATGCGCCACACCGTGGGCGGCGCGCAGAAACTGGTGACGCCCTCCCGGCCCATCTGCTCCATGAGGGCGGCGGCATCGAAGCGTTCGTAGTTGTAGATGAAGACGCAGGCCTCAGCGATCCAAGGAGTGAAGACGTTGGACCATGCATGTTTGGCCCAGCCGGGGGAGGCGACGTTGAGGTGGACATCGCCGGGTTCGAGGCCGATCCAGTACATCGTAGACAGGTGGCCCACGGGGTAGGACGTGTGGGTGTGCTCCACCAGCTTGGCGCGGGAAGTGGTGCCGGAGGTGAAGTAGAGGAGCAGCGTCTCGTCGGCGCGAGTGGGGGCGTCGGGCGCGAAGTCCGTTCCGGCGTCGTACGAATCTGCGTACTGTTTGGCGTCCGCGTTGGTGGGT
This genomic window contains:
- a CDS encoding HNH endonuclease signature motif containing protein; this translates as MERIGERQAGAVVALGRAPVVVDSVQRGRGTASTVSGDLIEQLRALEEMKSAITALQARVAVAFDLAQRAEQAEAGVPASERGQGVGAQVALARRESPNRGSRLLGLAKALVIEMPRTLAALQAGQLNEWRATLLVKETACLSVEDRTAVDEELAPDTGTFAGKGDKAIVAAAKAAAYRRDPRSVVGRASRAAAERTVSLRPAPDTMTYLTALLPVAQGVAVYAALTRAADSARSSGDPRGRGQVMADTLVERSTGTPGGISGINVDLVMTDRTLFQGDSEPARLKGYGIVPAEWGRELLGSAQAATLGQEGANSASGTGQTGQGHAVVPKTELTVWLRRLYTAPTTGELLAADSKARVFAGGLRHFIETRDDICRTPYCDAPIRHIDHVVPWRSGGQTNLANGAGLCEACNHTKENPGWSTKAVPGDVHTVEISTPTGHSYQSKAPPLPGHRPSRT
- a CDS encoding AMP-binding protein, coding for MTVTDDFRAARDRLLELREDYKQAHSEFAWPRFEEFNFALDWFDQIAADQEKGGKPALVIVEQDGSSTRRSFKELADRSSQVANWLRGQGVQRGDHMIIMLGNQVELWELMLAGIKLGIVMIPTTTLMGARDLQDRVERGGASWVAVGSANISKFAAVEGDYTLIEIGAEPTNADAKQYADSYDAGTDFAPDAPTRADETLLLYFTSGTTSRAKLVEHTHTSYPVGHLSTMYWIGLEPGDVHLNVASPGWAKHAWSNVFTPWIAEACVFIYNYERFDAAALMEQMGREGVTSFCAPPTVWRMLIQADLTQLTTPPLKVVSAGEPLNAEVIGQVEEAWGVTIRDGFGQTESTVQIANTPAQPVKIGSMGRPLPGYDVVLVDPVTGQEADDGELCLRLDPRPVGLMKSYFGDEAKTAEAFRDGYYHTGDMASRDADGVITYVGRDDDVFKSSDYRLSPFELESVLIEHPAVAEAAVVPSPDAVKLSVPKAFVVLAAGYEPGPAVAEDILKYCREHLAPFKRIRRLEFGELPKTISGKIRRVELRGTEVARHGDGPLPSGLGVEYSEEEFPNLKD
- a CDS encoding MarR family winged helix-turn-helix transcriptional regulator, with the translated sequence MGTPLPRDPIADAQRNWERHGWGDVAAPMAAITAIMRTQQILLARIETVLKPFGLTFARYELLALLSFARSGALPMNKASALLQVHPTSVTNAVDRLEKAALVARSPHPTDGRTTLIELTAEGRTLAKKATAALNSEVFGKSGFGDDDVDHLIRVLGTFRRDAGDFED